The genomic interval CGAAGTCGACCAAAAACAATTGGATGAGCTTCATCTTAAGATTGTAAAATAGAAACGGAAGACCGATACTTTCGGTATGTCCAACTTTAAATCGAATCCGGATGATTCCAACGGACCTAAAACCGTTGGAATCATGCTGGATTCAGTTGATACATTTTTTAATTCCCGCGCTATCTCGGACTTAATCGATGCATGCGAAGAGCGTTCCATCCGCCCTGTTTTCTTTTTCGGCGGATCTCTGGAAAGAAGCTCTTCTGCCGGCAGATATTCCTATGCATACAGCCTGCCGAATTCGAAATTCATCGACGCTTTAATCGTTTTTCCTCATTCAATTGCCCCGTACGACCCGATTGAAGCAGTCCGCACGCTGATAGAGCGAATCCCCGACCTTCCGGTGTACTCTTTTTTCGGCCATCTCCCTGCGATATGGAGCATCGGTCCAGAGAACTCGCGCGCAATTCAAGAAATAATTCACCACCTTCACGCCGATCATGCATATACGAAATTCGCGCTGCTCACCGGTCCAGACGCGCCGGGGACGACGTCCAGAGAGCGGCAGCTTCAAATTGAAAAGGAGCTCCACCGCATCGGAATAACGATTCCCGATGAATGGATCTTTCCCGGCACATACTCGCAACACGACGGAAAAACGACCGCGGCGCAGATATTGAAACTCGACGGCGATACGCCGGAGGTTCTTATCTGCATGAACGACCAAATGGCGATCGGCGCGGTGACGGAATTTCAAAACCACGGAATCTCCGTACCCGGCGACATCGCTGTAGTCGGATTCGACGACGTAGAAGAAAACAGCTCGCTGCCGACAAGCTTCACCAGCGTAAATTTTCCCATATGGGAAATGGTCTCCATCATGATGGACCGAGTCGTCTCCGATCTCAACGGCATCACCTCTTATTTCCCCGAGCAGATTTTTCGTCCCGCCCAGTTCATGCACCGCGAATCCTGCGGATGTTCGTCATGGTTCGATCATGCCGATCGCCAACAGGGAAATTTCACTCCGCTGGAACTTACCCGCACGCCTCAGAGAAATTTAAAGAAACTTTCGGGGTTGCGCCGGTCGTTGGAAAGCATCATAGATCAATGCCTGCAATCGGGAGACTACGGCGCCTTTACATCCTTTATGCAGGGAATAATCCAAACCCTGTCCCGTTCGGGTCACTTATCGGACTCGTTCATCGACCTGTTCTCTACCCAATGGACAAGCACCCTGCTGAAACACAACGATAAGGAATCTCAGATTCTTTTGAATTCGCTGTTTCTCGACGCGTTCCGATTGCTAATACAAACAAAACAGAAATCCTTCAGAAAAATACGCGAGCAAGATCTTGGCAGCCTCGCCTTTTATCGGGAAGGTAACGAGCTTTTAAGCAAGAAAATCACCATTAAGGACGCTGTGCGCGGAATCGGCGCGAATCTCCCGATACTGGGCATAGAAGAATGCCACCTCGTGTTCCTGAATCAGCACGACCCGAAAAAAGGAGACCTCCGGTTTTCCTTTTATGCGGGGCAATATACGGAAGTATACGAGGAGCCGTATACCCGCTTCCCGGTCGAGGAATTGCTTCCCAAACAACAGATGAAAAGCGGGAATCCCCTCGCCGCCCTTCCTCTCGCCTTCAATAATTACGTTTACGGCTATCTCGTCGTCTCGATAACCGACAAACATTTTTCCCAATTCGACATGATACAGGACCTTGTTTCCCGGAT from Teretinema zuelzerae carries:
- a CDS encoding diguanylate cyclase, with translation MSNFKSNPDDSNGPKTVGIMLDSVDTFFNSRAISDLIDACEERSIRPVFFFGGSLERSSSAGRYSYAYSLPNSKFIDALIVFPHSIAPYDPIEAVRTLIERIPDLPVYSFFGHLPAIWSIGPENSRAIQEIIHHLHADHAYTKFALLTGPDAPGTTSRERQLQIEKELHRIGITIPDEWIFPGTYSQHDGKTTAAQILKLDGDTPEVLICMNDQMAIGAVTEFQNHGISVPGDIAVVGFDDVEENSSLPTSFTSVNFPIWEMVSIMMDRVVSDLNGITSYFPEQIFRPAQFMHRESCGCSSWFDHADRQQGNFTPLELTRTPQRNLKKLSGLRRSLESIIDQCLQSGDYGAFTSFMQGIIQTLSRSGHLSDSFIDLFSTQWTSTLLKHNDKESQILLNSLFLDAFRLLIQTKQKSFRKIREQDLGSLAFYREGNELLSKKITIKDAVRGIGANLPILGIEECHLVFLNQHDPKKGDLRFSFYAGQYTEVYEEPYTRFPVEELLPKQQMKSGNPLAALPLAFNNYVYGYLVVSITDKHFSQFDMIQDLVSRIIDAAMGNEILSCHIETLTQNNSTLSRLSMIDEFTGLYNRRALDITGKSMFDQAVKSRQSCCFIFLDMDGLKKINDSWGHKEGDQAILSLAEILKASFRERDLVARYGGDEFVVLMINVQENVVIRTLERISAKLDSFNQTGAYPWTLSASWGFSMRTKEDVDKTFESLIEESDAILYQHKKKKRSSQ